A window of Longimicrobium sp. contains these coding sequences:
- a CDS encoding SDR family oxidoreductase, translated as MADRPAARSRSAAGAFDYRGQWALVTGASMGIGEAFARALAARGMNLVLCARSADRLQALGDALRREHGIGTQVVAADLAVPGAAARAWEQASSAHPIHLLVNNAGFGLRGRFHELPRERQGEMVSLNCTALLELAHLALGEMRGRGVGGIINVASIVAFQPVPSMAAYAATKAFVLSLSESLAVENRDAGVRVTALCPGPTPSGFQAVAGTRVYEGQPGYLTPEQVVAGGLEAFDAGKSHVVPGAANRAATLFGRLLPLGVAARIALRVNQRVG; from the coding sequence ATGGCCGATCGTCCCGCCGCTCGTTCCCGGTCCGCCGCCGGCGCCTTCGACTACCGCGGCCAGTGGGCGCTGGTCACGGGCGCGTCCATGGGCATCGGTGAGGCGTTCGCGCGGGCGCTGGCGGCGCGCGGGATGAACCTGGTGCTCTGCGCTCGGTCGGCGGACCGGCTGCAGGCGCTGGGGGATGCGCTGCGGCGGGAGCACGGGATCGGCACGCAGGTGGTCGCCGCGGACCTGGCGGTGCCCGGGGCCGCGGCGCGGGCGTGGGAACAGGCTTCGTCCGCACATCCCATCCACCTGCTGGTGAACAACGCGGGGTTCGGGCTGCGCGGCCGCTTTCACGAGCTGCCGAGGGAGCGCCAGGGGGAGATGGTGTCGCTGAACTGCACGGCGCTGCTGGAGCTGGCGCACCTGGCCCTGGGGGAGATGAGGGGGCGCGGGGTGGGAGGGATCATCAACGTGGCCTCGATCGTCGCCTTTCAGCCCGTGCCCTCGATGGCGGCGTACGCGGCCACCAAGGCCTTCGTGCTGTCGCTCTCGGAGTCGCTGGCGGTGGAGAACCGCGATGCCGGGGTGCGGGTGACGGCCCTGTGCCCGGGGCCCACGCCCAGCGGGTTTCAGGCGGTGGCCGGCACGCGGGTGTACGAGGGCCAACCCGGGTACCTGACGCCCGAGCAGGTGGTCGCGGGGGGACTGGAGGCGTTCGACGCGGGGAAGTCGCACGTGGTTCCCGGCGCCGCGAACCGTGCGGCCACGCTGTTCGGCCGCCTGCTTCCGCTGGGCGTCGCGGCGCGCATCGCGTTGCGGGTGAACCAGCGGGTTGGATAG